The Methanobacterium sp. BAmetb5 genome includes a region encoding these proteins:
- a CDS encoding methanogenesis marker 17 protein, whose amino-acid sequence MYVECYDENGREVYDMILRHILQEVQIGRAINDVRIYVDPREPVFIIAVKYEKAAPPVVLEDFAEYEYDPEANEGFIRIKDENYLPELLKKLWEVEGRNKIHQPSRFEVIIDDPQIKLEGLVVHDPEEDLKKKIYDALFRIIPEGFRVVEHYSEGNIIALTCSDEYIKEEYLEKTREIIQKIKENKKSYELDSESPQKKKKSSSSEAKTSKKLGNKFKE is encoded by the coding sequence ATGTATGTGGAATGCTACGATGAAAACGGGCGCGAAGTCTACGATATGATCCTGAGACATATACTCCAGGAAGTACAGATAGGCCGTGCCATAAACGATGTCCGGATATATGTGGACCCCCGCGAGCCAGTATTCATCATCGCAGTAAAATACGAAAAAGCAGCCCCACCAGTGGTTCTGGAAGATTTCGCAGAATACGAATATGATCCTGAAGCTAATGAAGGTTTCATAAGAATAAAAGACGAAAATTATCTTCCTGAACTTCTAAAAAAGCTCTGGGAAGTGGAAGGAAGAAATAAAATACATCAGCCCAGTCGTTTCGAAGTGATCATCGATGATCCACAAATAAAACTGGAAGGTCTGGTGGTACATGACCCGGAAGAGGACCTCAAAAAGAAGATCTACGATGCCCTTTTCCGCATCATTCCCGAGGGCTTCCGGGTGGTGGAACACTACTCTGAAGGTAACATAATAGCACTCACCTGTTCTGATGAGTACATCAAGGAAGAATACCTGGAAAAAACAAGGGAAATAATCCAGAAAATTAAAGAAAATAAAAAATCGTATGAGTTAGATTCAGAATCTCCTCAAAAAAAGAAAAAATCAAGTAGTTCAGAAGCTAAGACCTCTAAAAAGTTAGGAAATAAGTTTAAAGAGTAA
- a CDS encoding DUF2111 domain-containing protein, whose amino-acid sequence MNINTSSTGEEIASMALAIHQLVNGLPITMRTLENPGVRIEDSKIVDSEYTGPVLEEVLKEGKVVREIPETGAYQGIPVVVVPVIEEGQVIAAIGVVDITKGIYSDIMEITKRPEELNEPRGDVQ is encoded by the coding sequence ATGAATATCAATACATCCTCCACAGGAGAAGAAATAGCATCAATGGCTCTGGCCATTCACCAACTGGTAAATGGTCTTCCTATAACCATGCGCACCCTTGAAAATCCTGGTGTTCGTATTGAAGATAGTAAAATTGTGGACAGTGAATATACGGGGCCCGTCCTGGAAGAAGTGCTTAAAGAGGGTAAAGTGGTCCGGGAAATCCCTGAAACCGGAGCTTACCAGGGTATCCCAGTGGTGGTGGTTCCAGTTATAGAAGAAGGACAGGTAATAGCAGCCATAGGTGTGGTGGATATAACTAAGGGAATTTACAGTGATATTATGGAGATTACAAAAAGACCAGAAGAACTAAATGAGCCCAGGGGTGATGTGCAGTGA
- a CDS encoding methanogenesis marker 5 protein, with the protein MKIAVFPPNSLILADMVERKGHEPLVIQKEIRKKVTDPEIDSPPFNITEEEPIKGLKYAAIEVPSGVRGRMAIFGPIIDEAEAAIIMEDAPYGFGCIGCARTNELSMYFLRKRGIPVLEIHYPESKDETVEVINKINTFLDGLDKSESKEKAEPEKDTKETVEE; encoded by the coding sequence GTGAAAATTGCTGTTTTCCCACCTAACTCGTTGATACTGGCAGATATGGTGGAAAGAAAGGGTCATGAGCCTCTGGTTATTCAGAAAGAGATTCGTAAGAAGGTCACTGACCCGGAAATAGATTCCCCTCCCTTTAACATCACTGAAGAAGAACCCATTAAGGGCCTTAAATACGCGGCTATCGAAGTTCCCTCGGGTGTAAGGGGCAGAATGGCCATTTTTGGACCAATTATTGACGAGGCAGAAGCAGCCATAATCATGGAGGATGCCCCCTATGGTTTTGGATGTATAGGCTGTGCCCGTACCAACGAACTTTCCATGTACTTCCTCCGGAAAAGAGGCATTCCCGTACTGGAAATACATTATCCTGAAAGCAAAGATGAAACTGTGGAAGTAATTAACAAAATCAACACCTTTCTGGATGGTCTGGATAAATCTGAATCAAAGGAAAAGGCAGAACCAGAGAAAGATACCAAGGAGACGGTGGAGGAATAA
- a CDS encoding methanogenesis marker 6 protein, with the protein MSPEKDKVTRMIVLSPKAQLSQSELVGKLHMLELPLTIKSTCYGAVVHGEKEDVMEAVNQIRKLDPSNIFTKDRGFPPGDPRRCRAKRGAAREGFHQLEKEYELLEYVCDALENPEAVTLEEPEKITPDEFKKIARECEK; encoded by the coding sequence ATGTCGCCAGAAAAAGATAAAGTCACCCGAATGATTGTACTGAGCCCCAAAGCCCAGCTAAGCCAGAGTGAACTGGTGGGGAAACTGCACATGCTAGAATTACCTCTAACCATTAAATCCACCTGTTACGGTGCTGTGGTACACGGGGAAAAGGAAGATGTGATGGAAGCAGTTAACCAGATAAGAAAGCTCGACCCATCTAACATATTTACTAAGGACCGGGGATTCCCACCAGGAGATCCTAGAAGGTGCCGGGCTAAACGCGGAGCTGCCAGGGAAGGATTCCACCAGCTGGAAAAGGAATATGAATTACTGGAATATGTTTGTGATGCCCTGGAAAATCCAGAAGCAGTGACCCTGGAAGAACCAGAGAAAATTACTCCGGATGAGTTTAAAAAAATTGCCCGGGAGTGTGAAAAATGA
- a CDS encoding methanogenesis marker 15 protein, whose translation MVKIAQISCGTEYSGVQKEIEKAASTFGAEIIIPEADLDYIDEAYHKFGFNAASSSIRLMIARAMSLVEGKSDADAVFIATCFRCAEGALVRNEVRRFIQQNTNLPVVTYSFTERTKADELFIRMEALSTIVARKSLLAREKQEGLTLGIDSGSTTTKVVLMENNKIIGTGWLPTTDVIGSAQEGMVQAFEGTGYKESDVDGVGVTGYGRLTIGKHMNAALIQEELSVNSKGAVYLAGHQRGEATVLDIGGMDNKVITVNDGIPDNFTMGGICAGASGRFLEITARRLGVDISELGPLALNGNFKKALLNSYCIVFGIQDLVTSLAAGGTKEDVAAAACYSVAEQVYEQQLQEIDVREPLIQVGGTSLIGGLVEAVSTVLGGMEVIVPENSQHIGAVGAALLVSGMVDKKDVKGKK comes from the coding sequence ATGGTAAAAATAGCTCAGATTTCATGTGGAACCGAGTACAGTGGTGTCCAGAAAGAAATTGAAAAGGCAGCATCCACCTTTGGCGCAGAAATAATTATCCCTGAAGCTGATCTGGACTACATTGATGAAGCTTACCATAAGTTCGGATTCAATGCTGCCAGTAGCAGCATCCGCTTGATGATTGCCCGGGCAATGTCCCTGGTTGAGGGAAAATCAGACGCCGATGCAGTATTTATAGCCACCTGTTTCCGCTGTGCCGAGGGAGCACTGGTTAGAAATGAAGTAAGGCGTTTCATACAGCAAAATACCAACCTGCCGGTGGTTACCTATTCCTTCACCGAACGAACCAAGGCTGATGAGCTTTTCATCCGGATGGAAGCACTATCCACCATTGTTGCCCGAAAAAGTTTACTGGCCCGGGAAAAACAGGAAGGCCTCACATTGGGTATAGATTCAGGGTCAACCACCACTAAAGTAGTGTTAATGGAAAATAACAAGATAATAGGTACAGGCTGGCTCCCCACCACCGATGTAATTGGCAGTGCCCAGGAAGGAATGGTACAGGCCTTTGAAGGTACAGGATACAAGGAATCAGACGTAGATGGGGTAGGAGTCACTGGTTACGGTAGGCTCACCATAGGGAAACACATGAACGCTGCCCTGATACAGGAAGAACTTTCAGTTAACTCCAAGGGAGCAGTTTACCTGGCCGGACACCAGCGCGGTGAAGCCACAGTTCTGGACATAGGCGGTATGGACAACAAGGTCATCACTGTCAACGATGGTATTCCAGACAACTTCACCATGGGTGGAATATGTGCCGGAGCATCAGGAAGATTTCTGGAAATCACTGCCCGCAGATTAGGTGTGGACATCAGCGAATTAGGGCCCTTAGCTCTTAACGGAAACTTCAAGAAAGCACTCTTGAACAGTTACTGTATTGTATTTGGAATTCAGGACCTGGTTACCTCCTTGGCTGCCGGTGGTACCAAGGAAGATGTAGCTGCCGCAGCCTGTTACTCCGTGGCTGAACAGGTATACGAACAGCAGTTACAGGAGATTGACGTGAGAGAACCCCTTATCCAGGTAGGGGGAACCAGCCTCATCGGAGGGCTGGTGGAAGCAGTAAGCACAGTCCTGGGTGGAATGGAAGTCATTGTACCCGAAAATTCCCAGCACATTGGAGCAGTAGGAGCTGCCCTTTTAGTGTCGGGAATGGTGGACAAAAAAGACGTTAAAGGTAAAAAATAA
- a CDS encoding radical SAM protein, which produces MNESKFAHITKVHPCFNEKMHDKVGRVHLPIAPRCNIQCNFCTRELNKCEQRPGVSSRVMTVEEAVTHVAKVIKEMPISVVGVAGPGDALANPETLEFFRIIDKKFPDLIKCMSTNGLLLADLAEEVAAVNVSTITVTVNAIDPEIGKKIYSRAVYDGKVYEGEEAFKIISEKQLEGIEKVSKLGVVVKVNSVLIPGLNDEHIPDIAREVKKRGASLMNVIPLIPLYKMKDYQRPGCEELSTVRDNVEEILPVFRACTQCRADAYGVPGKEDKHLDMTPASHY; this is translated from the coding sequence ATGAATGAATCTAAATTTGCCCATATAACCAAGGTACATCCCTGCTTTAATGAAAAAATGCACGACAAGGTGGGTAGAGTTCACCTGCCCATTGCACCTCGCTGTAACATACAGTGCAACTTCTGCACCCGAGAATTAAACAAATGTGAGCAACGCCCTGGAGTATCCTCCCGGGTGATGACGGTGGAAGAAGCAGTCACCCACGTGGCCAAGGTCATCAAGGAGATGCCCATCAGTGTGGTGGGAGTGGCTGGACCAGGAGATGCCCTGGCCAACCCTGAAACATTGGAATTCTTCCGCATAATCGATAAAAAGTTTCCGGACCTTATAAAGTGCATGAGTACCAATGGATTACTCCTGGCTGATCTGGCAGAAGAAGTGGCCGCTGTCAACGTAAGCACCATTACCGTAACTGTCAATGCCATTGACCCGGAAATCGGTAAGAAAATCTACTCCAGAGCAGTTTATGATGGTAAAGTCTATGAAGGAGAAGAAGCCTTCAAGATCATATCTGAGAAACAGCTGGAAGGAATTGAAAAAGTCTCCAAACTGGGAGTGGTGGTCAAGGTCAACAGTGTACTCATACCGGGGTTAAATGATGAACACATCCCAGACATAGCCCGGGAAGTTAAAAAACGTGGTGCCAGTCTGATGAACGTTATACCCCTTATCCCCCTCTACAAAATGAAGGATTACCAGCGTCCTGGCTGTGAGGAGCTTTCCACAGTAAGGGATAATGTTGAGGAAATCCTACCCGTCTTCCGGGCCTGTACCCAGTGCCGGGCCGATGCCTACGGAGTACCGGGAAAAGAGGACAAACACCTGGACATGACACCAGCCAGCCATTATTAG
- a CDS encoding methanogenesis marker 3 protein, producing MQVKINGEKIELPEGSTIQDAIDKVGAPYLPGCVLGLVKGTEEVEKHVNKYSLKTNKGSIIIEIVDDAPESLVSTWKQFYKEFAKGVRWTTSQEVAIGPVQTQLTPSREKYRYQRWDVLFSLSGFTADSTHLILSMGEHEAVYGAPEENRGVFARVVGGKRTILKLNDDDEILGIKPVLERENIVKSAAITNLETLLEEGNQIFTYVQVKPNPKSPQSVEHFYALQESGKIRVDYESNTFLGFYALQGLEKDAEHIDQRKRGTITFRNKGKGMGRVYIYREDRVSTPSHNVLGTVVSGMQLLDIAGYGDEVTFQTSPTRIMTLSMTQKEAEEFLQENGVKQIREGLQDDDAVVVKQEPHYTMDIIAQGEVKTLGIPAEDLLHVELYPDAPRSTWYFQKITGLLDSPVGSLQVHFAFPGMKLLMFKDFPKESKGLIPENNPQEVVEAGEIGVTNMSRRHVGMLGVRFEDNKEFGPTGEPFQGTNIIGRMVEGIEHLEKYKEGDTIYVARKR from the coding sequence ATGCAGGTGAAGATCAATGGAGAAAAAATAGAACTCCCAGAAGGATCAACAATACAGGATGCCATTGATAAAGTGGGAGCGCCTTACTTGCCAGGTTGTGTTCTGGGGCTGGTAAAGGGGACGGAAGAAGTAGAAAAACACGTCAACAAGTACAGTTTGAAAACTAACAAGGGAAGTATCATCATTGAAATAGTGGACGATGCTCCTGAAAGCCTGGTTTCAACCTGGAAACAGTTTTACAAGGAATTTGCTAAAGGTGTGCGCTGGACCACTTCCCAAGAGGTGGCAATTGGACCAGTACAAACCCAACTTACTCCCAGCCGTGAAAAATACCGTTATCAACGGTGGGATGTTCTTTTCAGCCTCTCCGGCTTTACCGCAGACTCAACTCATTTAATACTCTCTATGGGGGAACATGAAGCAGTTTACGGTGCCCCTGAAGAAAACAGGGGAGTTTTCGCCCGGGTGGTTGGGGGGAAAAGAACTATACTCAAACTTAATGATGATGATGAAATATTAGGGATAAAACCAGTCCTGGAACGGGAAAACATAGTTAAAAGTGCAGCCATAACCAACCTGGAAACACTCCTGGAGGAGGGTAACCAGATATTCACCTATGTCCAAGTTAAGCCCAACCCCAAATCGCCCCAATCAGTAGAACACTTCTATGCACTCCAAGAATCTGGAAAAATACGGGTTGATTATGAATCCAATACATTCCTGGGATTTTATGCCCTGCAGGGGCTGGAAAAAGACGCAGAACACATTGATCAACGTAAAAGGGGAACCATAACCTTCCGTAATAAGGGGAAGGGAATGGGTCGTGTGTACATTTACCGTGAAGACCGAGTTTCTACCCCTTCCCATAATGTGTTGGGAACCGTGGTCAGTGGAATGCAATTATTGGACATAGCTGGTTACGGTGATGAAGTAACCTTCCAAACATCTCCCACCCGGATAATGACTCTCTCCATGACCCAGAAGGAGGCCGAGGAATTCTTACAAGAAAATGGAGTGAAACAGATCAGGGAAGGTCTACAGGATGATGATGCCGTGGTGGTAAAGCAGGAACCACACTACACCATGGACATCATAGCCCAGGGAGAGGTTAAAACCTTAGGGATCCCTGCAGAAGACTTATTACACGTGGAACTCTACCCAGATGCACCGCGATCCACATGGTACTTCCAGAAAATCACTGGACTCCTGGATTCACCAGTGGGATCACTGCAAGTACACTTCGCCTTCCCCGGTATGAAACTGTTGATGTTCAAGGATTTCCCCAAGGAATCCAAGGGATTAATACCGGAAAACAACCCTCAGGAAGTGGTGGAAGCAGGAGAAATAGGGGTCACCAACATGTCACGTCGCCATGTAGGGATGTTAGGGGTGCGATTTGAAGATAACAAGGAATTTGGACCTACTGGAGAACCATTCCAGGGAACCAACATCATCGGAAGAATGGTTGAAGGAATAGAACATCTGGAGAAATACAAAGAGGGGGATACCATTTATGTCGCCAGAAAAAGATAA